CCGGTCCAAAGACGGGTAATACAGTCCAGTCTAGGGGACGGTAGCTACGGGGCTATCTTCGACGGCCAGGGGCGGTTCGTCGCCCATCCCACCATACCGACGGGATCTCTCCTCTCCGAATCCGTCCCGGATCTCTGGAAGGCTCTCTCCTCCCAGGGGGTTATGGCCTCCTCTAGGCCCACCGAGGTGAGCTACGACTATAATGGCCGAAACTCAAAGGCCTATATACAGAAAATCGAGGGCACTGACTGGTTCGCTATGGTCATAGTGGACGCCGATCTAGCCATGGCCCCGGTAAGGTCGATGAAAACGGGGCTCATTCTGTGGACCTCACCTCTGGCACTACTGGGCCTCGTGCTGCTTAGCTTTGCGGTGATGAAGCTGGTATCACCTCTAAGAAAGGTCGTCGATATAGCAGGACGGATCGCCCAAGGAGACCTCTCCATGCGCATCTCCATCAGGGAGAACAGCGTCAACGAGATAGACAGGGTTATGGTCGCCTTCAGCCGTATCCTAGATGAATATCGCCAGCTGGTCCACAAGGTCAACGGCATGAACCGTCAGTTCGCCGAGGGAGCGAAGACCATGAGCGACATCGCTCAGGAGACCCATCAGGCCCTGGCAACGGTGTCCGAGGCGACCGAGGCGGTGGCCTCTATGGTGGACTCTATAGCCTCCTCCGCCGAGGAGACAAACGCCGGTGTGGAGGAGGTCTCCTCCGGGGTGGCCAGCGCGACTCAGGTCGTCACCGAACTCAGTGAAAGGGCTCAGTCGGTCTCGGGCAACGCCGAGCAGGGGAGTAAGGCCGTCGACGATGTCACCGACGGTACCTCCAAGGCTGGCGAGGCGACCGCAAGGGTCGTTGAGGCGATGGCGGAACTGGAGCGGTCGGTTGGAGGTATCACCGGCTTCGTAAACACCATAGTATCCATAGCGGACCAGACCAACCTTCTGGCGTTGAACGCCGCCATCGAGGCAGCCCGAGCCGGTGACGCCGGGAGGGGCTTCGCTGTAGTCGCCGAGGAGGTCAGAAAACTGGCGGAGGAAAGCAACGGAGCGGCCTCCAATATACGAAAGGTCATAGAGGCCGTCCAGACCGATATGTCGGTGGCCGCCAAGGACACCAAGGATACCGGAACGATCATGGAGGATCTTCTGAGTAAATCCAAGCAAGCTGCTAAGGAGATAAAAGGGGCCACCGAAGGGGTCGCCGCCATGGCGGAGGGGATTCAGTCCATAGCGGCGTCCTCGGAGGAGCAGACCGCCAGCACCCAGGAGATAGCTCGGGCGGTGGACACCATAGCCTCTATGTTGAACCAGGGGAGGGAGTCCGCCCAGGATATGAAGGAAGCGGCGGACAAAATGGGGGTAAAGCTCAGAGAACTCAAGGCCATTAGGCTCAACCAGCAGGATAGACTGGCGGAGCTTCGGGATCTCACGGCCAACTATCGTCTGGAGGAGATATCTCCAGCGGTGAGATAAAATCACAGGGACCATGGTTTGTCCATGGTCCCTGTCTTCACGTCCGAGGGTTGAAGGACGACTCTTCGCCTAAGGCTGAAAGAAGTTCCCTCTCCCTTTCGTTTAGCCTGTCCGGTACGACTATCTCTATCTTTGCGTAAAGGTCCCCGGCGCCGGCCCCTCTAAGAGGAAGCCCCTTCCCCTTGAGCCGTAGTTTCTGGCCCGACTGGGTTCCTGATGGCAGTTTTATCTTCACCGTTCCCGATGGAGTGATAACAGGCAGGGAATCCATACCTAGAGCGGCTTCCCAGGGGCTGACCTTGACGGTAGTTATCAGGTCATGGCCGTCGACGGAAAACCTGCTGTCCCTCGTCAGCTTGATGGTTATCCTCAGATCCCCTCTTTGGCCTCCCGACGGCGACGGGCCTCCCTGTCCTCTG
The uncultured Dethiosulfovibrio sp. genome window above contains:
- a CDS encoding methyl-accepting chemotaxis protein, translated to MKRKGGAVGLTVGLQVSLVVGVLIVSLLVLVIGVASFRSGKMMEDSIDKGGLGFVESLQTGAAQEIRSLREANHSYVNIVIQRLEGKMTFENEDLIQVGEEKVSKLFIMDGSLQQVTGDMELVEEWQEAMGSQFSIYQVVEGGMVRVSSTLKDQDGAPLLGNFIDSSSSRYVKTVEEGQGHDEIVSVMGYPHVGYYRPVKDNYGEVKLVIFAGTSLVPVQRRVIQSSLGDGSYGAIFDGQGRFVAHPTIPTGSLLSESVPDLWKALSSQGVMASSRPTEVSYDYNGRNSKAYIQKIEGTDWFAMVIVDADLAMAPVRSMKTGLILWTSPLALLGLVLLSFAVMKLVSPLRKVVDIAGRIAQGDLSMRISIRENSVNEIDRVMVAFSRILDEYRQLVHKVNGMNRQFAEGAKTMSDIAQETHQALATVSEATEAVASMVDSIASSAEETNAGVEEVSSGVASATQVVTELSERAQSVSGNAEQGSKAVDDVTDGTSKAGEATARVVEAMAELERSVGGITGFVNTIVSIADQTNLLALNAAIEAARAGDAGRGFAVVAEEVRKLAEESNGAASNIRKVIEAVQTDMSVAAKDTKDTGTIMEDLLSKSKQAAKEIKGATEGVAAMAEGIQSIAASSEEQTASTQEIARAVDTIASMLNQGRESAQDMKEAADKMGVKLRELKAIRLNQQDRLAELRDLTANYRLEEISPAVR